The following proteins are encoded in a genomic region of Galbibacter sp. BG1:
- a CDS encoding HAD family hydrolase, which produces MHKIIFTDIDGTLLGPERDLTLPTIEQFKKINHIPLILVSARMPKQMYHLQEKLNIAGAPLIAFNGALVTSEEKTIHSTEIPLETVKALVEFNEQNSEEKIHLSLFNHNNWYVEEMDYWANREQSNTKITPEIKPNKEVIELWKHEKKGAHKIMCMGEVAFIDKTFKFLEDTYGDSLHLYRSKDTYIEVANKEVSKLTGIKILLKEKYPDFTLDDVIAFGDNYNDVEMIGAVGHGVAVENAREEVKAVAKAVTKHHKEDGVAIYLKNLFK; this is translated from the coding sequence ATGCACAAAATAATTTTTACGGATATCGATGGCACTTTACTAGGGCCAGAAAGAGATCTTACATTACCTACCATAGAACAGTTTAAAAAAATCAACCATATTCCGCTCATATTGGTTTCTGCGCGAATGCCGAAACAAATGTATCACTTGCAGGAAAAACTAAATATTGCAGGTGCTCCCCTTATCGCTTTTAATGGTGCCTTGGTCACTTCCGAAGAAAAAACCATCCACTCCACCGAAATACCGCTGGAAACTGTAAAAGCCCTAGTAGAATTTAATGAGCAAAATTCCGAAGAAAAGATTCATCTAAGCCTTTTTAACCATAACAACTGGTATGTGGAAGAAATGGACTACTGGGCTAATAGAGAGCAAAGCAACACCAAAATAACCCCTGAAATTAAACCCAATAAGGAGGTAATAGAACTTTGGAAACATGAAAAGAAAGGAGCCCATAAAATAATGTGTATGGGAGAAGTTGCCTTTATCGATAAAACATTTAAATTTTTAGAAGATACTTATGGCGACTCACTTCACCTCTACCGATCTAAGGACACCTACATTGAGGTAGCTAATAAAGAAGTTTCCAAACTTACAGGGATAAAGATTTTGCTAAAAGAAAAGTACCCTGATTTTACTTTAGACGATGTAATTGCCTTTGGGGACAACTATAACGACGTGGAAATGATTGGTGCCGTTGGGCACGGTGTGGCTGTAGAAAATGCCCGGGAAGAAGTTAAAGCGGTAGCAAAAGCTGTCACCAAGCACCATAAAGAAGATGGCGTTGCCATTTATCTAAAAAACTTATTTAAATAA
- a CDS encoding serine hydrolase domain-containing protein, protein MNLKHTTLGVVLFFFFNLGCAQIPEIVKKEIQYRVKNGINPSIAVGLMDSTGTHYYVHGFKDLAQKLKADENTLYEIGSITKTYTGLLLAKGVTEKRIQLNDPANNFLPDSIKLTDKKGTDVTLQSLSTHSSGLPRLPDNLNPKNQMDPYADYGRKDMFTFLSHYIPKTVDKNFSYSNLGAGLLGEILAIERKESFSTALYNEILTPLGLQTTFLKVPEVQKNNLAKGYVANQEVHHWHFKAMAAAGGLKTNIKDLTKYGKSYLKDNKLAEAQKLATTNKFTDPEGQMHGLGWFINKDQVIFHGGGTGGFRTFLAVDKKNKRVIAVMTNSGSSPAEDIAEYLVDPKSNPLEVAKEEVAISTEELLEFEGNYVNDGLQFSYDFIMKEDTLQAQLKGQPEFPVFYQGNDTFIYKVVKAKVVFERDENDTIVGLTLYQNGQEIPFIKTTP, encoded by the coding sequence ATGAACCTTAAACATACTACTTTAGGCGTAGTGCTTTTTTTCTTCTTTAACTTGGGTTGCGCCCAAATTCCCGAAATTGTTAAAAAAGAAATTCAGTATCGGGTTAAAAATGGAATAAATCCTTCTATCGCAGTAGGACTTATGGACTCTACAGGCACCCATTACTATGTGCATGGTTTTAAGGACTTGGCACAGAAACTTAAAGCCGATGAAAACACCTTGTACGAAATAGGCTCGATTACCAAAACCTACACCGGTTTGCTTTTGGCAAAAGGCGTTACCGAAAAGAGAATCCAGCTTAACGATCCAGCCAATAATTTTTTACCAGATTCGATTAAACTTACCGATAAAAAAGGAACCGATGTCACCTTGCAAAGCCTTTCTACCCATTCCAGTGGTTTGCCTAGGCTGCCAGACAACCTTAATCCAAAAAACCAAATGGATCCCTATGCCGATTACGGCAGAAAGGATATGTTTACTTTCCTTAGTCATTACATCCCTAAAACCGTAGACAAAAACTTTTCGTATTCCAATTTGGGAGCGGGACTTTTGGGTGAAATACTTGCTATTGAAAGAAAAGAATCTTTTTCAACCGCCTTGTACAATGAAATTCTAACTCCTTTAGGGCTTCAAACTACCTTTTTAAAAGTCCCAGAAGTGCAGAAAAACAATTTAGCCAAAGGCTATGTAGCAAACCAAGAAGTTCACCACTGGCATTTTAAAGCAATGGCTGCTGCTGGAGGCCTAAAAACAAATATTAAAGATCTTACCAAATACGGCAAAAGCTACCTAAAAGATAATAAACTGGCGGAAGCACAGAAATTGGCCACTACCAATAAATTCACCGATCCGGAAGGACAAATGCACGGCTTAGGATGGTTTATTAACAAAGACCAAGTAATTTTCCATGGTGGAGGCACTGGCGGATTTAGAACGTTTTTGGCAGTGGATAAAAAAAATAAAAGAGTAATCGCCGTTATGACCAACTCTGGCTCTAGTCCTGCGGAAGATATTGCCGAATATTTAGTAGACCCAAAAAGTAATCCGTTGGAAGTTGCCAAAGAAGAGGTAGCCATTTCAACGGAAGAATTATTGGAGTTTGAAGGTAATTATGTCAACGATGGACTTCAATTCTCTTACGATTTTATAATGAAAGAGGATACTTTACAGGCACAATTGAAAGGACAACCTGAATTTCCTGTTTTTTACCAAGGAAACGATACGTTTATCTATAAAGTGGTGAAAGCAAAAGTTGTATTCGAGCGTGATGAAAACGATACTATTGTAGGATTGACGCTTTATCAAAACGGACAGGAAATACCATTTATAAAAACGACACCATAA
- a CDS encoding type II toxin-antitoxin system RelE/ParE family toxin produces the protein MGNYRISNEAKADLIRIHQFGVEKFGMKQADKYFNSFFDHFNKIAERPFSFESVDYIKKGYRRCVCGIDSIYFKINKGQIEIMAIIGRQDLRNKL, from the coding sequence ATGGGTAACTACCGAATAAGCAATGAAGCAAAAGCAGATTTGATTCGAATTCATCAGTTTGGAGTTGAAAAATTTGGAATGAAGCAAGCCGATAAATATTTTAATTCCTTTTTCGATCATTTTAATAAAATTGCCGAACGACCTTTTTCTTTTGAATCTGTCGATTATATAAAAAAAGGCTATAGACGATGTGTTTGCGGCATTGATAGTATTTATTTTAAAATAAACAAGGGCCAGATAGAAATAATGGCAATTATAGGAAGACAAGATTTAAGAAACAAACTCTAA
- a CDS encoding type II toxin-antitoxin system ParD family antitoxin — MARQSISLTEPNDEWLKAQVDNKEYSSKSELVNDLIRQARKQQIQIDWISAKLEKAEKSGFTDDTKEQILSESKALLNG; from the coding sequence ATGGCAAGACAAAGCATCTCTCTTACGGAACCCAATGACGAATGGTTGAAAGCCCAAGTGGATAATAAAGAATATTCTAGCAAAAGTGAGCTTGTAAATGATCTAATCAGGCAAGCTAGAAAGCAACAAATTCAAATTGACTGGATTTCAGCTAAACTTGAAAAAGCTGAAAAGAGTGGATTTACAGACGACACCAAAGAACAAATATTGTCTGAGTCAAAAGCATTGCTTAATGGGTAA
- a CDS encoding S1/P1 nuclease produces the protein MRSILLVALFFVQFTFGNTPYWGQTGHRVVGEVAANNIKNSTKRKIEKLLGGQSLAMVATYADDIKSDKRFKGFSPWHYVNFPFDKSYTDVTPSKEGDIVMGIEKCISVIKDDNSSKEDKVFYLKLLIHFVGDLHQPLHVGRAEDKGGNDIQVQWFGDGSNLHRVWDSEMIDSYGMSYTELASNLPHYTKAQKKAITAGSLLDWVKESQTLAIQVYSSAEVGEKLGYRYMYNNFNTVREQLEKGGLRLAKVLDTIF, from the coding sequence ATGCGATCAATACTATTAGTTGCTCTATTTTTTGTCCAATTTACCTTTGGAAATACTCCGTACTGGGGGCAAACAGGACATCGTGTAGTTGGTGAAGTAGCGGCCAACAACATTAAAAATAGTACGAAGCGAAAAATTGAAAAACTATTAGGCGGACAAAGTCTGGCAATGGTTGCTACCTATGCCGATGATATAAAATCTGATAAGAGATTTAAGGGTTTTAGCCCATGGCATTATGTGAATTTCCCTTTTGATAAGAGTTACACCGATGTTACGCCAAGTAAGGAAGGCGATATTGTAATGGGAATAGAGAAGTGTATTTCTGTTATTAAAGATGATAATTCATCTAAAGAAGACAAGGTTTTTTATTTAAAGTTATTGATTCATTTTGTTGGGGATTTGCATCAACCGTTACATGTTGGTAGGGCCGAAGATAAAGGAGGCAACGATATACAGGTACAGTGGTTTGGAGATGGTAGTAATCTACATCGTGTTTGGGACAGTGAAATGATTGATTCTTACGGTATGAGCTACACAGAATTGGCTTCTAATTTGCCACATTATACAAAAGCTCAAAAAAAAGCTATTACCGCTGGAAGTCTGCTGGACTGGGTAAAAGAATCGCAAACACTTGCGATTCAAGTATATTCCTCTGCAGAAGTAGGGGAGAAGTTAGGATATAGATATATGTACAATAACTTTAATACGGTGCGAGAGCAACTTGAAAAAGGGGGATTGCGGTTGGCTAAGGTTTTGGATACTATTTTTTAA
- a CDS encoding AraC family transcriptional regulator: MNGDIFHEGFLLTEETIEQKKSFEHGHNYFQIIYMKEGEGNITINGVDVAYKKKSIFLMAPEDIYALHPLMETSYTSIKFTEILFSNKSKLPDRHYWLQQIEHILHHPNLMPSDCISIEEDRDRLWRIHDFIVEEYKAKNEFYWSIISNGVTTTISIIARNIIKRYTPNKEIDPSVNLKRTDQILSYIRTNVYDPELMKIENLANQFNMSQANIVNLFKKETGESIRQYIINYKLMLTKYRLRNTNYTISEIGYELGFTDESHLTKAFKKHFGKTPKQYRLESIKN, encoded by the coding sequence GTGAACGGAGATATATTTCATGAAGGATTTTTATTGACGGAAGAAACTATTGAACAGAAGAAATCTTTTGAACATGGTCATAACTACTTCCAAATAATTTATATGAAGGAAGGAGAAGGCAATATTACCATAAATGGAGTTGATGTGGCTTACAAGAAAAAAAGCATCTTTCTTATGGCGCCCGAAGATATTTACGCCCTGCACCCACTGATGGAAACCTCCTATACCTCCATTAAATTTACAGAAATATTATTTTCCAACAAATCTAAACTTCCCGACAGGCATTATTGGTTGCAACAAATAGAGCACATTCTGCATCACCCAAACCTCATGCCGAGCGACTGTATTTCCATTGAAGAAGATAGAGACAGGCTATGGCGTATACATGATTTTATTGTGGAAGAATACAAGGCTAAAAATGAGTTTTATTGGAGTATTATTTCCAATGGTGTAACCACCACTATTAGTATTATTGCACGTAATATTATAAAAAGGTATACCCCGAACAAAGAAATAGACCCTTCGGTAAACCTAAAAAGAACCGATCAAATCCTGAGTTATATCCGCACCAATGTTTACGACCCGGAGCTGATGAAAATTGAAAATTTGGCCAATCAATTTAATATGTCTCAAGCAAATATTGTCAATCTTTTCAAAAAAGAAACTGGGGAAAGTATCCGGCAGTATATTATAAACTATAAACTTATGCTTACAAAGTACCGCCTGAGAAATACTAATTACACTATTTCCGAAATTGGTTATGAACTGGGGTTTACAGACGAAAGTCACCTTACCAAAGCCTTTAAAAAACATTTCGGAAAAACACCCAAACAGTACCGTTTGGAATCAATTAAAAACTAG
- a CDS encoding AraC family transcriptional regulator — translation MSIKKPALEVINPTFGSSFSFMKYDENQNQNTSYWHFHPEIELVYVKGGAGKRQIGSHISYYTDGDLILIGSNLPHCGFTDEFTGNENEVVIQMLPDFLGAELMSKPEMNNIKLLFKRCKGGLAFTGKTKDRIGERIEELEKMNSFERLLGFLSILNELQLSEEYQILNAEGFSMQADVQDNDRINIVFNYVKKNFQQPITLDEIANISGMTVPSFCRYFKQITGKTFTHFVNEYRLVHASKLLAEKPIGITEICFESGFNNFSYFNKSFKKFTGKTPSQYRNELKTVLED, via the coding sequence ATGAGTATTAAAAAACCTGCATTAGAAGTTATCAACCCTACTTTTGGTAGTTCTTTTTCTTTTATGAAGTATGATGAAAACCAAAATCAGAATACTTCATATTGGCATTTCCATCCAGAAATTGAATTGGTTTATGTAAAAGGGGGAGCTGGAAAACGGCAAATTGGGAGTCATATTTCCTATTACACCGATGGAGACCTTATATTAATAGGCTCCAACCTTCCACATTGCGGTTTTACCGATGAGTTTACTGGAAACGAAAATGAAGTTGTTATACAAATGCTTCCCGATTTTTTAGGGGCCGAATTAATGTCGAAGCCAGAAATGAACAATATTAAATTATTGTTTAAAAGGTGTAAAGGAGGATTGGCATTTACTGGAAAAACCAAGGATCGCATTGGGGAAAGAATTGAAGAACTGGAAAAAATGAACAGTTTTGAACGCCTTTTGGGCTTTCTCTCCATTCTTAATGAATTGCAACTTTCTGAGGAATACCAAATCTTAAATGCCGAAGGTTTTTCCATGCAGGCAGATGTTCAAGATAACGATAGGATAAATATTGTATTTAATTATGTAAAGAAAAACTTTCAGCAGCCCATTACCTTAGATGAAATAGCCAATATTTCTGGAATGACCGTTCCATCCTTCTGTAGGTACTTTAAGCAAATTACGGGAAAGACCTTTACTCATTTTGTAAATGAATATAGATTGGTACATGCTTCCAAATTACTTGCGGAAAAACCCATTGGAATTACGGAGATTTGTTTTGAGAGTGGATTCAATAATTTTTCGTATTTCAACAAATCGTTTAAAAAGTTCACTGGAAAAACACCATCCCAGTACAGAAACGAGCTTAAAACGGTTCTTGAAGATTAA
- a CDS encoding DUF3244 domain-containing protein: MKNTLRNSMLVVVLSIATLAMARANDFYLSVKSGDNRTVDLFVEQSNHPMSISFEDARGEILYNYDYKKLPSSAKRYKFDNLPNGTYFFVLEDDIKIERVPVVFTNTKTIVEREKGEIVYKPYFRKDNNVISVNILTIDQSPVSIKVYNERTNALVHEEVLKTGKSVGKRFDFSTIGAGSYRFEVVHNGSTFYKTVSL, from the coding sequence ATGAAAAACACATTAAGAAACAGTATGCTAGTTGTAGTATTGAGTATTGCAACTTTAGCGATGGCCAGAGCAAACGATTTTTACTTATCTGTAAAAAGCGGTGACAACAGAACTGTAGATTTATTCGTAGAGCAATCGAATCACCCAATGAGCATTTCATTTGAAGATGCAAGAGGGGAGATTTTATATAATTATGATTATAAAAAATTACCATCCAGTGCAAAGCGCTATAAGTTTGATAATTTACCTAACGGAACTTACTTCTTTGTTTTAGAAGACGATATTAAAATTGAAAGAGTACCAGTTGTTTTTACAAATACTAAGACTATTGTTGAAAGAGAGAAAGGTGAAATTGTTTACAAGCCTTACTTTAGAAAAGACAATAATGTAATTAGTGTTAACATTCTTACTATCGATCAATCTCCTGTGTCGATTAAAGTATACAACGAAAGAACAAACGCTCTTGTACACGAAGAAGTATTAAAAACGGGAAAAAGTGTTGGAAAAAGATTTGACTTCTCAACTATAGGAGCTGGTTCTTATAGATTTGAAGTAGTGCACAACGGAAGCACATTTTACAAAACAGTTAGCTTGTAA
- a CDS encoding MauE/DoxX family redox-associated membrane protein has protein sequence MQHSWHYYFMAILYIVAGLLHFVKPKMYVSIMPSYIPYQRSLVYLSGIAEIVFGLLLFTTFKEIGLWGIILMLIAFIPVHIYMLKDKKFEKVAPRWVLIARIPLQFGLMFWAYWYL, from the coding sequence ATGCAGCATAGTTGGCACTATTACTTCATGGCCATTTTATACATTGTAGCCGGACTTTTACATTTTGTAAAACCGAAAATGTACGTATCTATTATGCCATCGTATATTCCTTACCAGAGAAGTCTGGTGTATTTAAGCGGAATTGCGGAAATAGTTTTCGGGTTGCTTTTATTCACCACTTTTAAAGAAATTGGCTTGTGGGGAATTATACTGATGCTAATCGCCTTTATCCCTGTACATATTTATATGTTGAAAGACAAGAAATTTGAAAAAGTGGCCCCGAGATGGGTTTTAATTGCCAGGATCCCCTTACAATTCGGTTTAATGTTCTGGGCGTATTGGTATTTGTAG
- a CDS encoding DUF885 domain-containing protein, translating to MKKIILLLAAFAAFVACKNDPKEEEKVVMKTPIDSVFQTYYNESLKLYPLSATYAGDNRYNDYLPNDLTVSFKQQQTDFYTKYVSKLKEYEKDSLSKEQQMSYDILLWECETSLNALQYPTELMPINQFSSMPQTIGQLAGGTSAQPFKTVEDYKNWLKRLDDYVVWCDTAIVNMKKGIEIGYVLPKSLTQKVIPQMASFSSGEPTEHLFYTPAKNFPDSFSQTEKDSLAKAYESMVAQKIIPTYKKLEDFFTDTYLPASRETSGIKAIPRGNAYYGHQIQVYTTTSLEADSIHRLGLSEVKRLEKEMKKVMTKVRFKGELKQFFNAVRTSKELMPFDKPEEVIENFNAIHEKMKPQLSKLFDLTPKTEFEVRRTEAFREASASAEYNPGSLDGTRPGIFYVPIPDVKKYNVYSDEDLFLHEAIPGHHYQISLQQENESLPDFRKTLWYSAYGEGWALYSESLGKELGLYDDPYQYFGMLSAEMHRAIRLVVDTGIHTKGWTREEAIQYSLDHEAESEESIIAEIERYMAWPGQALSYKIGQLKIIQLRNKAQKELGDKFDIKTFHNKVLESGCIPLKLLEAKINNWIKTSKNAA from the coding sequence ATGAAAAAAATAATATTACTTCTGGCTGCTTTCGCTGCTTTCGTTGCGTGCAAAAACGACCCGAAAGAAGAAGAAAAAGTAGTTATGAAAACTCCCATCGATAGTGTGTTTCAAACGTACTACAATGAAAGTTTAAAACTCTATCCGCTTAGCGCTACCTATGCAGGAGACAATCGTTATAACGATTATTTGCCAAACGACTTGACGGTCTCTTTTAAACAACAGCAAACCGATTTTTACACTAAATATGTTTCCAAACTAAAAGAATATGAAAAAGATTCTTTAAGCAAGGAACAACAAATGAGTTACGATATACTTCTTTGGGAATGCGAGACGAGTTTAAATGCGTTGCAATATCCAACAGAACTTATGCCCATTAACCAATTTTCATCCATGCCACAAACTATTGGTCAATTGGCCGGTGGTACTTCTGCACAACCTTTTAAGACCGTGGAAGATTACAAAAACTGGCTAAAAAGGCTAGACGATTATGTAGTTTGGTGCGATACTGCTATTGTTAATATGAAGAAAGGAATTGAAATTGGTTATGTTTTACCAAAAAGCCTTACCCAAAAAGTGATTCCGCAAATGGCAAGTTTTTCCAGTGGAGAACCAACCGAGCATTTGTTTTATACCCCTGCAAAAAACTTTCCGGATTCCTTTAGTCAAACAGAAAAAGATTCGCTTGCCAAAGCCTATGAAAGCATGGTGGCTCAAAAAATAATTCCTACCTATAAAAAACTGGAAGACTTTTTTACCGATACTTATTTACCAGCTTCTAGGGAAACGTCGGGGATTAAAGCCATCCCAAGGGGAAATGCTTACTACGGACACCAAATACAGGTGTACACCACTACTTCCTTGGAAGCAGACTCCATACACCGACTTGGTCTAAGCGAAGTAAAAAGGCTTGAGAAGGAAATGAAAAAAGTAATGACCAAAGTCCGATTTAAAGGGGAATTAAAACAGTTTTTCAACGCAGTAAGAACTTCTAAAGAATTAATGCCGTTTGACAAACCTGAAGAAGTAATTGAAAACTTCAACGCCATTCATGAAAAAATGAAACCTCAACTGAGCAAATTGTTCGATCTTACTCCAAAAACAGAATTTGAAGTACGGAGAACGGAAGCATTTCGCGAAGCTTCCGCCAGTGCAGAGTACAATCCCGGTTCTTTAGACGGTACCCGTCCCGGCATTTTTTATGTGCCTATCCCCGATGTGAAAAAATACAATGTGTATTCTGATGAAGACTTGTTTTTGCATGAGGCCATTCCCGGTCATCATTATCAAATTTCGCTTCAGCAGGAAAATGAGAGTTTACCAGATTTCAGAAAAACTCTATGGTATAGTGCTTATGGTGAAGGGTGGGCGCTTTATTCGGAATCCCTGGGGAAAGAACTCGGACTATACGACGACCCGTATCAATATTTCGGAATGCTAAGTGCCGAGATGCACCGTGCCATTAGATTGGTGGTAGATACCGGCATTCATACCAAAGGCTGGACCCGTGAAGAGGCCATTCAATACTCCTTAGATCACGAAGCAGAATCAGAAGAAAGTATTATTGCCGAAATAGAACGCTATATGGCATGGCCAGGACAAGCGCTTTCCTATAAAATTGGCCAATTGAAAATTATACAATTACGAAACAAAGCCCAAAAAGAGCTTGGTGATAAATTTGATATTAAAACTTTTCACAATAAAGTCTTGGAATCTGGATGTATTCCTTTAAAATTGTTGGAAGCAAAAATAAATAATTGGATTAAAACCTCTAAAAATGCAGCATAG
- a CDS encoding DUF4494 domain-containing protein — translation MSATWYECKVKYRKVVETGAQKVVTEPYLVDAVSYTEAESRINEEMSAYISEEFKITNIKVANYAEIHPFENSDRWFKSKVALVAYDEESGKERKTNMYLLVQANDVKEAYDNTVSVMKDTMGDYTIPTITESPIMDVFPYFSGDEEELENVEKFNKIKESTLEDLEAEEKEFSEETI, via the coding sequence ATGAGTGCAACGTGGTACGAATGCAAAGTAAAGTATAGAAAAGTAGTGGAAACAGGCGCACAAAAAGTGGTTACTGAACCTTATTTAGTGGATGCCGTTTCTTATACAGAAGCAGAGTCGAGAATAAACGAAGAGATGTCGGCTTACATAAGTGAAGAGTTTAAAATAACCAATATCAAGGTAGCCAATTACGCAGAGATTCATCCGTTTGAAAATTCTGATCGCTGGTTTAAATCGAAAGTAGCTTTGGTCGCTTACGATGAAGAAAGTGGCAAGGAGCGGAAAACAAATATGTATCTTTTGGTGCAGGCCAACGATGTTAAAGAAGCTTACGATAACACGGTAAGTGTTATGAAGGATACCATGGGAGATTATACCATCCCAACGATTACCGAATCTCCTATTATGGATGTGTTCCCTTATTTCTCTGGTGATGAAGAGGAATTGGAAAACGTGGAAAAATTCAATAAAATAAAAGAATCCACTCTCGAAGATTTAGAGGCTGAAGAAAAAGAGTTCTCCGAGGAAACGATTTAA
- a CDS encoding YdeI/OmpD-associated family protein has translation MRPEKSIEVRSAKELRDWLTANHDLKDSFWLITYKKQSNFPYLSYNDIVDELICFGWVDSMPKKLDVQRTMRRISPKASESNWSGVNKRRVKKLTASGKMMPPGIAKVKIAKENGSWNFLDEVEQLIIPYDLEAALNSQPQAYYFFNRFPKSSKRNILEWIKSAKKETTRCKRISETALKASKNLKANHPSGRDAGPSYSNA, from the coding sequence ATGAGGCCAGAAAAATCAATCGAAGTTCGATCTGCCAAAGAATTAAGGGATTGGCTCACCGCAAACCACGATTTGAAAGACAGCTTTTGGCTGATTACCTATAAGAAACAGTCTAACTTTCCTTATTTATCTTATAATGACATTGTAGATGAGCTAATTTGTTTTGGCTGGGTAGATAGCATGCCCAAAAAACTGGATGTGCAACGTACCATGAGACGTATTTCCCCCAAGGCTTCTGAAAGTAACTGGTCTGGAGTAAACAAAAGAAGGGTTAAGAAACTTACAGCTTCTGGAAAAATGATGCCACCTGGCATAGCTAAAGTTAAAATTGCCAAAGAAAATGGCTCCTGGAACTTTCTGGATGAAGTGGAGCAACTTATAATTCCATACGACCTTGAGGCCGCTTTAAATTCGCAGCCACAGGCGTACTATTTTTTCAACCGTTTCCCAAAATCTTCTAAGCGCAATATTTTGGAATGGATTAAATCGGCTAAAAAAGAAACTACACGTTGTAAACGTATTTCTGAAACTGCTTTGAAAGCCTCCAAAAACCTCAAAGCAAATCACCCATCTGGAAGGGACGCGGGTCCTTCTTACAGTAATGCCTAG
- a CDS encoding DUF6503 family protein, which produces MRTIIKLLFLSTIILTACKNKEEKAATKDATKSTSPFVESVEKAHNKKAFLSKNYIQFDIDIEFGGKPRLAGTLTMNTNSSEIRIDKKDGTTLFYDGKNVLLSPASTDEKGARFDMFTWAYFFALPYKLNDPGAQIEQLKDHELDSIPFDTAKLTFAKNTGDAPDDWYVLYADKNTGLMEAAGYIVTFGKSLEKAEANPHAIAYHKYEKEQNIPIATQWTFHNWTQQTGLGDTIGKGTLSNIKFVHKTSNFFKAPEDSKPITMD; this is translated from the coding sequence ATGCGCACTATCATAAAATTACTTTTTTTAAGCACCATTATTTTAACGGCTTGCAAAAACAAAGAAGAAAAAGCGGCCACCAAAGACGCTACCAAATCTACTTCGCCCTTTGTAGAAAGTGTTGAGAAAGCCCATAATAAAAAGGCGTTTTTGTCTAAAAACTATATTCAGTTCGATATCGATATCGAATTTGGAGGAAAACCACGTTTGGCAGGGACACTTACCATGAATACCAATTCCAGTGAAATAAGAATAGACAAAAAAGATGGCACTACCCTATTCTACGACGGAAAAAACGTATTGCTTTCTCCAGCAAGTACCGATGAGAAAGGCGCTCGATTCGATATGTTCACTTGGGCCTATTTCTTTGCCCTACCCTATAAATTAAACGATCCTGGAGCGCAAATAGAACAACTTAAAGATCATGAATTGGACAGTATACCTTTCGATACTGCAAAACTTACCTTCGCTAAAAACACAGGGGATGCTCCAGACGACTGGTACGTGCTCTACGCAGATAAAAACACAGGATTAATGGAAGCTGCAGGGTATATTGTAACTTTTGGAAAAAGTTTGGAAAAAGCAGAAGCAAATCCGCATGCCATAGCATATCACAAATATGAAAAGGAACAAAATATCCCGATTGCTACCCAATGGACATTTCATAACTGGACACAGCAAACCGGACTTGGAGACACCATAGGGAAAGGAACTTTGAGCAATATTAAGTTTGTACACAAAACCAGCAATTTCTTTAAGGCTCCCGAAGATAGCAAACCAATAACCATGGACTAA